TTTTGTCTTTTTTCAGAACGGCCGCTCCGTTGAGGCGCAGACTGGGTTCCTGTTTTTTTGCTTCCCCCGGAACGGATGGGCTCTGTTCAATCCAAGGCAATATGACTGCGTGGGAATCGCTGTTCAGCATCTGCAATACATCTTTCACGGTCATATCCAAACCGACTCCTGTTTTTGTCAAATCACGAAGCACTTCCCCGCTGCTTCGTCCGACAGGAGAGAGAATTTGCAACAGAGCGGATGCCGGACTCTTGGCGGCAAACACGGAATTGCGGTCAAAAAAATCCAACGGTCCGGCGGTTCCTTCCCTCAATAACCTTTCTCCAAAAATGACGCAACAGTTGTGCTGCCAAAAAATTCTGCGCGGGAGTTTTTCCTGCAATTTCCGAATGGCATCGGCGACGGGACGCCTTCCGCGGCGACGACGTACGTTAGTTTGGCTCCACCGCCACCGTCCCCTCAGCTCCCGACAAGTCCCTCCATTGTACCCCCCGATTTTTATCGGTGATTTAGTAGATTTTTTCTTATATTACGATATTTGGAGTGAATCATGGAGTATTTTATGACGATTTCTTTGAAAAGGGCAGGAATTTGCGGTAGGTGATAGAATCGGAAAATGATAGAATATTGATGTACCCAGAAACAAGGAGGTTTTTCCATTGAAAAGGATATCGTTTGCAATTATCACCATTCTTATGGCCATCAGCTTCGTACTCGTCGGAATTCCCGGCGTGCAGGCATTGTCTCTGTCGTCCGCTCCCACGGATGCACGGTCGGATTCTTCCGGTCAAGAGATCATTGTCAAATTCAAACCGGGAATTTCCCGAGCAACACAATCTCTCATACATACCGAGGCAGCCACCCGGATCTTGTTTCACAACGATGTACTCGGTTTTGACGTAATCAAATTGAACGGGCAGTCAATTGAAAAAGTTCTTGAAATCTATCGTAACAACCCGCTTGTCGAATATGCGGAACCCAATTTCGTGTTCCATGCGACGATGACCCCGAACGACACGTATTTCAACGATCAGTGGTCTCTTACAAAAGTAGAGGCACCTACAGCGTGGGATCTCGGTCAGAGCGCGGACAGCGTGCAAATCGCCGTCATCGATACGGGTGTGGACAGTACCCATCCGGATCTGGCCGGCAAAGTGATCAATGGCCATGATTATGTGGACAATGACGATGATCCGATGGATCTCAACGGACACGGCACGCACGTGGCCGGGGTGGCCGCCGCCGTCACCAACAATCAGCAAGGGATTGCAGGCATGGCGCCCAAAGCGAAGATTTATGCCGTCCGTGTGCTGGATGAAAATGGGAAAGGCACGTTGGACAAAGTGGCCAGCGGTATTGTTGAAGCAGCCGATCACGGTGCCAAAGTGATCAATCTGAGCTTGGGTTCTTCCCAAAACGCCCAAACCCTGAAGGACGCCATTGATTACGCTTGGAACAAAGGAGCGGTGGTGGTGGCTGCCGCCGGCAATGACGGAACCTCCGCTCCCACTTATCCGGCTTACTATAATCAAGTACTCGCCGTAGCGGCAACAGACAGCAGCGACCACAAGGCTGAATTCTCCAACTACGGCAAATGGGTGGATGTGGCGGCACCGGGAGTGGATATCACTTCCACCTATGTCGGAGGCGGTTATAAAACGATGTCCGGCACTTCGATGGCTGCTCCGCAGGTTTCGGGTTTGGCCGCACTTCTCGCGGCGAAAGGGAAAAACAACACGCAAATTCTCGGCACCATCCAAAGTACACCCGAAAAGGTTCCTGGCACCGGTTCCGATTGGGAATACGGTCGGATCAACGCACTGCGTGCCATGCAGAAGTGACGAACCGATGCATGAAAAGGCAAAGGGAACGCATTTGTCGGCGTTCCCTTTTTTTACTATCCCGGTATTTGTCCACGTACGGGATTTTTTTACGTATGGCGTCCGCGATGATCCCGACCCTGAAGGGACGGGTTTTCCCGCTCACCCTGTATAAATGATCCGACGTGGTCACTAAGCTTAAACGTTGTGAAGCCGGTGAGCGCTTTTACTCGATGTCCGTCCGTCATTGAACCAATGACAATATATGGCGGATCCATTCCGCTTTTCCCGACACATAAGCGGGTCGGTCCTCCCGAAATCGTTGGGCCAAACGCCGTTTCAGCTCCGCGTATTCGTTGGCCGCATCCGGGTTTAATCGAAGGAAATCGCGGAAAAATAGGTGGTGGCGAAATCCTTTGCTGTCCTGTTCCATGATATGAAGATGATGTGTTCGCGGCATTCCCTTACGGAAAAACAATCTCCCCTCCTCGCGGTCGTGAAACTGAAACACGTATCCGCAGGGATGGAGTCGTTCTTCATATGCAGAGGGCGGCAGGAGAGTGGGCACTCCGGCTAGAATATCAACGATAGGCTTGGCCGATAAACCGGGAACCGCCGTACTGCCAATATGATGAATGGACAACACCAATGATCCCAGTGCTTCTGTCAGGATTTTCTTTTCCCGTTTGTACACCTTGGGCCATGCCGGATCATAAGGTACAATCACGATAGGATCAGGATGAGGAGGCATGATTTCACCTCTTCACGATTGAAAGTCAATGATCTATAATAAATTCTCACAGAAGTTTCAAACTTTCACAAGGTCATGGTGGAAAATCGGCAGGGCCAAGGGTACAATAAGGGTACACGAACAAATGATCGCTTCCATTGACACCGGAAAGTTCAAGGGGGTGGGTAACCATGATGCTCAGCGAAGAGGAAAAAGAAACCGTCATTCAATTCGATGAATCAGGCACCACGGCGACGGTGTACACTGCCAGCTGGAATGTAGCGCGTTCATTCAAGCGCGCAGGATACCAACCCGTCAAAAAAACCAAAGGAGCATGGTGGTTTGAAATCCCGGTCGGCGCCTTCACCATCCAAGGCAGCAAACAGACCACCACCATCGGCTAAGAAAAACCCTGGGTCATCCCCAGGGTTTTTGAGTTTATTTCTCTTCCGCTGCCAGGGCTTTTGCCGCGATGTCCCGCCGAAAATGCGCACCATCAAAATCAATTTGGCTCACCGTTTCATAGGCGGCCGCTTGTGCCGACCCGACATCCGCACCCAATGCAGTCACAGCCAACACACGCCCTCCGGCGGTGACCAACTGATCGCCTTCCTTTTTGGTACCGGCATGAAACACGATGCGATCCGGACGGGATTCGGGAAGCGAACGAATGGGGACGCCTTTGCGATAATCACCCGGATATCCTTCGGACGCCATCACGATGCAGACTGCCGCTTCTTCCTTCCACCGAATCTCGATATCGGCCAGTTTTCCACGGACGGTCGCCAGCATGATTTCAGCCAGATCACTGTCCAATCGGGGCAAGACCGCCTGCGTTTCCGGATCACCAAATCGGGCATTGAACTCAATGACCTTCGGCCCCGCTTCCGTCACCATCAAACCGGCGTAAAGCACCCCGCGGAACGGTCGTCCTTCCCGTACCATCGCACGGGCGACAGGTTGCAGGATCTCGGCCACCGCCCGATCCACCACCGTGGATGGAATTTGCGGTACGGGGGAGTACGCGCCCATCCCGCCCGTATTGGGTCCTTGATCCCCGTCAAATACGGGCTTGTGATCTTGGGAGATGACCATCGGCCGCACGGTTTCCCCATCGACGAACGCCATCAGGGACATTTCCTGACCTGAAAGAAACTCTTCGATCACCACGCGATTGCCTGCTTCACCGAATACTTTTTCGTTCATCACCCGTTCGATGGCCTCTTCCGCCTCTTCCACTGTCCGTGCCACGGTGACACCTTTGCCTGCCGCGAGACCGTCGGCTTTCACCACAATCGGCGCTCCCTGTTCCCGTACATACTGTTTCGCTTCTTCTGCGGAAGTAAATGTGCGGTACTTCCCGGTGGGGATGCCATAACGCATCATCAAATCCTTGGCAAACGACTTGCTGCCTTCTATCTCCGCCGCTTTTCGGTTGGGGCCGAACACGGCCAGTCCTTCCGCTTCGAACACGTCCGTTACGCCCGCCAACAAAGCCGCTTCCGGTCCCACCACCGTCAGGTCGATCTCTTGCTCCTTGGCAAACGCCAGCAACCGTTCCACATCGGTCACACTGATTGGAACGCACTCGGCCAACCCGGCGATCCCGCCGTTGCCGGGTGCACAGTACACGTTCTTTACCAAGGGACTTTGCGCCAATTTCCACACCAATGCGTGTTCCCGTCCGCCACTGCCAATTACCAGTACGCGCAAAACCATTTCCTCCTTTTCCATCGATAAGCGAAAATGCTGACAAAGTGTGAACCCATTCACTATTCCGGTGTGTGTGTTCCCTCTCGCTTCTGCAACGCAAACGCTCAAAGGTCGCTCGTGGGAAAATGACTACCCTCTGTTAGAGGAACCGATTCGAATTTCCCGTTGAGTACGGAGCTTAAGACGGGAAACTGGAGCTCACGTGACTTTGTCAACAACCTGCCTTTCCCATCGATAAGCTTGTCCATCTACTGGCAGAGAGTTTTGCATCTCGGCTCCATTGCTGCATGTTGTTTCGGGCGCGCTATTTTTTCTCTTACCGAATGCATGATGATACCCAAATCCTGTCGGATCTGATGAGAGGGCTGAAGCCCTCCCTCGTCCGATGTCGCTATCAACCCAACCCTGAAAGGGCCGGGTTTCCCCGCTCGCTCCTGACAGAACGGGACTTACCCTATGTGGGCCAAATCCAGCTCAGACCAAACAACCAGACTGATACCAATAAAAACGCGAGCGCCCAATCGTGCCGGGACATCCGCCCGCTTTGTTCCACAGAAACAGACGGCATGCGAAGCGACAACACACCGCTGGCAATGACGGCGAGGACGAAAAAGAGTCCACCCATCACCCGCATGCCAAGCTGCCAACCGTGCGATTCATGGATCAGCGGCAGGATCAATCCGATCAGCAGCAACGAAAACAGGGTCAGAACGAATGACCAACGGAGACTGCGCACGGGAATCCCTCCTTTTTCGCTCGATTCCATCATACGCAGCTGCTTCTCCGTTGGTCGCTTTTTGCGTCTCCTTCAGAAAAACGCATGATCCAGGTCATGTCTGATCAGTACCGCGTGCGCCACTTTCCCGGTTCGCTCCACCTGCACCCCGCAAAGAAGAAATCGCTCCGAACCGGGCGCAGGACGCGGGCAAAGGACGCTTCGCTCAGATTCCGGTTCTCTGCTCCGTCGGGCTTGGGAGTTGCCGCGTCCCCGGGAAAACATGGCCCGAAATTACCGGACACGCTCTAGTGTTTGAAATGGCGCACGTCGGTAAACACCATCGCGATGCCGTGACGGTTGGCCGCCTGGATCGATTCTTCGTCGCGGATGGAACCTCCGGGTTGGATAATGGCCGTGATCCCGGCGCGGGCAGCTGCTTCCACTGTGTCGCTCATCGGGAAGAACGCATCGGAAGCGAGTACCGCTCCCTCGGCCAGTTCTCCCGCCTGGCGGATGGCGATTTCCGCTGCACCGACACGGTTCATCTGACCGGCCCCCACCCCGATCGTCCGGTTGTCGCGTGCCAACACGATCGCGTTGGACTTGACGTGTTTCACCACTTTCCAGGCAAACAACAATTGCTCCCACTCGTCTTCGGTCGGAACCCGTTCGGTGACCACCCGGCACTCTTCACGGGTGATCCGCTTTTGGTCCGTCTCCTGCACCAAAAACCCGTCGCCGGCAGTGATCTGTTTCCACGAAGGTTTCCCCGTTGCCGGAGCTTCCGGCATTTCCAGCAAGCGGAGGTTTTTCTTTTCGCGCAAAATCGCCAAAGCCGCTTCATCAAATCCGGGCGCCAGGACAATTTCCAGGAAAATTTCCCGCAACTTCCTTGCCGTCGCTTCGTCCACGGTGCGGTTGAATGCGATGATTCCGCCGAAGATGGAGACCGGATCGGCGTCATGCGCTTTTTGGAAAGCTTCCGCCACCGACGAGCCGATTCCGACACCACACGGGTTGGTGTGTTTCACAGCAACCGCTGCCGGTTGATCGAACTCGGACACAATCTCCCAGGCAGCTTGTGCGTCTTGGATATTGTTGTAGGACAACGCTTTGCCGTGCAGTTGTTTTGCGGAAGCGATCCCGGGCGTTGACGGTAGAGGCTGACGGTAAAATGCCGCCCGCTGATGCGGGTTTTCACCGTAACGCAGATCCTGTGCTTTTTCAAATGTCACCGTCCAGCGCTCCGGGAACGTTTCTCCCGTCTGTTCCGTGAGGTATCCCGCAATCAAGGCATCATACGCCGCCGTGTGACGGAACGCCTTTGCCGCCAAGCGCAGGCGGGTCTCAGGGTCCACTTCCCCGTTTTTCTCGATCTGATCCAGCACATCGTCGTAGTCGGCCGGATCGACCAACACAGTGACGAAACGGTGATTTTTGGCAGCCGCGCGCACCATGGACGGCCCGCCGATATCAATGTTTTCCACAGCCGTTTCAAAATCCGTATCGGGGCGCGAAATGGTTTGCTGGAACGGATACAAATTGACGACCACCAGGTCGATTGGCATCACCCGGTGTTCCTCCAGTTGTGTCAGATGCGTCTCATTGTCGCGAATCGCCAACAATCCGGCGTGGATGAGCGGATGCAGTGTTTTGACCCGTCCGTCCAGGATTTCCGGAAAACCGGTCACGTCGGATACGCCGGTAACCGGTACACCCGCTTCTTCCAAAGCGCGTTTGGTTCCCCCTGTGGAGACGATCTCCACACCTTGATCGGCAAGACGACGGGCCAACTCCACCACGCCGGTCTTGTCGGATACGCTGATCAACGCACGTCGGATGGACATGTTGTTTGCTCCTCCCTTTGCTTCATCAACGTGACAGTATCGATCTCACCCCGGATCAAACGAAGCACCACTTCCGGATACAACCGGTGTTCCACCGTTTGAATCTTGCTCGTCAACGTCGTCTCATCGTCCCCGTCTTCCACGGGCACCGGCTCCTGTGCGAGGATCGGCCCCGTATCCATCCCCTCGTCGACCAGATGAACGGTGACGCCGGTCCATTTGACGCCTTTTTCCAGCGCTTGGCGAACCGCGTGCTTGCCGGGAAACTCCGGCAATAACGAGGGATGGATGTTGACGATGCGACCGTAATAGGCTGTCAGCAGCGTCGGGCCGATCAAACGCATGTAACCGGCCAGCACGATCCAGTCCACCTGATACTCCCGCAGCAACTGAAGAACGTCGGCTTCATACGCCGCTTTATCGGGATACGATTTGGGAACGAACGATCGGGCCGGCACATCCAACCGCTCCGCCCGCTCCAACGCTTTGGCGCCGGGGCGGTCACATACGAGCAACACGATCTCGCCCGGCCACCCCTGTTCGCGGGACGCCTTTACCAACGCTTCAAAATTGGAGCCGCTCCCGGATGCGAATACGGCGATTCTCATGTCTCACCGCCTCCGATCCAGCGAATCCCGCCGGCACCTTCCGCGATCCGTCCGATCAAATGGGCTGTTTCTCCCATCTCCCGCAGAACGGACAACGCTTCCTCCGCCTGATCCGCCGGCAAGATCACCACCATGCCGATTCCCATGTTG
Above is a genomic segment from Polycladomyces zharkentensis containing:
- a CDS encoding Ger(x)C family spore germination protein, which gives rise to MKIGGYNGGTCRELRGRWRWSQTNVRRRRGRRPVADAIRKLQEKLPRRIFWQHNCCVIFGERLLREGTAGPLDFFDRNSVFAAKSPASALLQILSPVGRSSGEVLRDLTKTGVGLDMTVKDVLQMLNSDSHAVILPWIEQSPSVPGEAKKQEPSLRLNGAAVLKKDKIVGRIDDRITRGVMWVRNEIKTGIITVKPKGIKGYASVELLDSNTELVPSVTGGKWKIAVRTKMEGNIIQNATDRGMASPDVTKKLETDVERDIQNTIMVAMNQVQKRMKADVFGFC
- a CDS encoding S8 family peptidase, with protein sequence MAISFVLVGIPGVQALSLSSAPTDARSDSSGQEIIVKFKPGISRATQSLIHTEAATRILFHNDVLGFDVIKLNGQSIEKVLEIYRNNPLVEYAEPNFVFHATMTPNDTYFNDQWSLTKVEAPTAWDLGQSADSVQIAVIDTGVDSTHPDLAGKVINGHDYVDNDDDPMDLNGHGTHVAGVAAAVTNNQQGIAGMAPKAKIYAVRVLDENGKGTLDKVASGIVEAADHGAKVINLSLGSSQNAQTLKDAIDYAWNKGAVVVAAAGNDGTSAPTYPAYYNQVLAVAATDSSDHKAEFSNYGKWVDVAAPGVDITSTYVGGGYKTMSGTSMAAPQVSGLAALLAAKGKNNTQILGTIQSTPEKVPGTGSDWEYGRINALRAMQK
- a CDS encoding GrpB family protein; the encoded protein is MPPHPDPIVIVPYDPAWPKVYKREKKILTEALGSLVLSIHHIGSTAVPGLSAKPIVDILAGVPTLLPPSAYEERLHPCGYVFQFHDREEGRLFFRKGMPRTHHLHIMEQDSKGFRHHLFFRDFLRLNPDAANEYAELKRRLAQRFREDRPAYVSGKAEWIRHILSLVQ
- the purD gene encoding phosphoribosylamine--glycine ligase translates to MRVLVIGSGGREHALVWKLAQSPLVKNVYCAPGNGGIAGLAECVPISVTDVERLLAFAKEQEIDLTVVGPEAALLAGVTDVFEAEGLAVFGPNRKAAEIEGSKSFAKDLMMRYGIPTGKYRTFTSAEEAKQYVREQGAPIVVKADGLAAGKGVTVARTVEEAEEAIERVMNEKVFGEAGNRVVIEEFLSGQEMSLMAFVDGETVRPMVISQDHKPVFDGDQGPNTGGMGAYSPVPQIPSTVVDRAVAEILQPVARAMVREGRPFRGVLYAGLMVTEAGPKVIEFNARFGDPETQAVLPRLDSDLAEIMLATVRGKLADIEIRWKEEAAVCIVMASEGYPGDYRKGVPIRSLPESRPDRIVFHAGTKKEGDQLVTAGGRVLAVTALGADVGSAQAAAYETVSQIDFDGAHFRRDIAAKALAAEEK
- the purH gene encoding bifunctional phosphoribosylaminoimidazolecarboxamide formyltransferase/IMP cyclohydrolase, whose translation is MSIRRALISVSDKTGVVELARRLADQGVEIVSTGGTKRALEEAGVPVTGVSDVTGFPEILDGRVKTLHPLIHAGLLAIRDNETHLTQLEEHRVMPIDLVVVNLYPFQQTISRPDTDFETAVENIDIGGPSMVRAAAKNHRFVTVLVDPADYDDVLDQIEKNGEVDPETRLRLAAKAFRHTAAYDALIAGYLTEQTGETFPERWTVTFEKAQDLRYGENPHQRAAFYRQPLPSTPGIASAKQLHGKALSYNNIQDAQAAWEIVSEFDQPAAVAVKHTNPCGVGIGSSVAEAFQKAHDADPVSIFGGIIAFNRTVDEATARKLREIFLEIVLAPGFDEAALAILREKKNLRLLEMPEAPATGKPSWKQITAGDGFLVQETDQKRITREECRVVTERVPTEDEWEQLLFAWKVVKHVKSNAIVLARDNRTIGVGAGQMNRVGAAEIAIRQAGELAEGAVLASDAFFPMSDTVEAAARAGITAIIQPGGSIRDEESIQAANRHGIAMVFTDVRHFKH
- the purN gene encoding phosphoribosylglycinamide formyltransferase, with product MRIAVFASGSGSNFEALVKASREQGWPGEIVLLVCDRPGAKALERAERLDVPARSFVPKSYPDKAAYEADVLQLLREYQVDWIVLAGYMRLIGPTLLTAYYGRIVNIHPSLLPEFPGKHAVRQALEKGVKWTGVTVHLVDEGMDTGPILAQEPVPVEDGDDETTLTSKIQTVEHRLYPEVVLRLIRGEIDTVTLMKQREEQTTCPSDVR